Within the Arthrobacter sp. V1I7 genome, the region ATGCCCGAGCTGTGGGGCGGCTCCGCCGACCTCGCCGAGTCGAACAACACCACGATCGAAGGCGCGCCGTCGTTCATTCCGGCGTCCCGGCAGACCGCGGCCTGGAAGGGCAACCCCTACGGCCGGGTGCTGCACTTCGGCATCCGCGAACACGCCGCGGCGTCCATCGTGAACGGCATTTCCCTGCACGGCCGCACCCGCGCGTTCTCCGGCACGTTCCTCATCTTCAGCGACTACCAGCGCCCGGCCATCCGCCTCGGCGCCCTGATGGGTGTGCCGTCACTGTATGTCTGGACGCACGACTCGATCGGCCTGGGCGAAGACGGACCCACCCACCAGCCGGTCGAACAGCTCGCGTCGCTCCGCGCCATCCCGGGCCTGGACGTCGTCCGCCCCGGCGACGCCAACGAGGTCGCCGCGGCCTGGAAGGTCATGCTGGAAAACCACGAAAACCCTGCCGGAATCGTGCTGACCCGGCAGAACATCCCGACGTACGCCCGCGGCACCGGCGAGGCCGAGGGCGATACCTTCGGCTCCACCGCCGGCGTCGCCAAGGGCGGCTATGTCCTGGCCGAAGCCTCCGCCGACGGCGCCACCGCCGAGCCGCAGGTCATCCTGATCGGCACGGGCTCCGAGGTCCAGCTCGCCGTCAACGCCCGGGACGCCCTGCAGGCCGAGGGCATCCCCACCCGCGTCGTGTCGATGCCCTGCGTGGAATGGTTCAACAAGCAGGACGGCGCCTACCGTGAGGCCGTCCTGCCCGCCGCGGTCAAGGCACGCGTTTCGGTTGAAGCCGGCCTCGCGCTGGGCTGGAAGGAATTCGTCGGCGACGCCGGCCGTTCCATCTCCCTGGAGCACTTCGGCGCTTCCGCCGACTACAAGCGCCTCTTCCAGGAGTTCGGCATCACCGCCGAAGCCGTCACCGCGGCCGCCAAGGAATCCCTCGCCGGCCTCTCCGCCTGATTTCCACCCCGTTTTCCGGGCCGCCGCCCCAACTGCCGGCGGCGGCCCCAGACTTTCAGGAGCTTCACATGACTACCACCCCCACCCAGCAGCTTTCCGACGCCGGCGTTTCCATCTGGCTCGATGACCTCTCCCGCGGCCGTCTCGCCACCGGCACGCTGCGTAAGCTGATCGAAGAGAAGAACGTCGTCGGGGTCACCACGAACCCGTCCATCTTCCACGCGGCCATCACCACCGGCCACGACTACGACGCCCTCATCGCCGCCAAGGCCGCCGCCGGCGCGAGCGTCGAGGAGACCGTCTTCGCGATCACGACGTCCGACGTCGCCGACGCCTGCGACCTGTTCGCCCCGGTGGCCGCTGCCACCAAGGGCGTCGACGGCCGCGTCTCGATCGAGGTCGACCCGCGCCTGGCCTGGGACACCGCCGGCACCATCGCCGAGGCCAAGGAACTCCACGGCCAGGTCAACAAGGAAAACGTCCACATCAAGATCCCCGCCACGCTCGAAGGCCTCGGGGCCATCACCGCCACCATCGCGGCCGGCATCAGTGTGAACGTGACGCTGATCTTCTCCCTGGAGCGCTACCGCGCCGTCATCAACGCCTTCCAGTCCGGCCTCGAGCAGGCCAAGGACAACGGCCATGACCTCGCCAGGATCCACTCCGTGGCCTCCTTCTTCGTCTCCCGCGTGGACTCGGAGATCGACAAGCGCCTCGACGCGATCGGCACCGACGAGGCCCGCGCCCTCAAGGGCAAGGCCGGCGTCGCCAACGCCCGCCTCGCCTACCAGGTCTACGAGGAACTCTTCGCCACCGAGCGCTGGGCGCTCCTGGCCGAAGCCGGCGCGCTGCCCCAGCGCCCGCTGTGGGCCTCCACCGGCGTGAAGGACCCGGCCTACCCGGACACCCTCTACGTCACGGAACTCGTCGCCCCCGGCGTCGTGAACACCATGCCGGAGAAGACCCTGGACGCCACCTTCGACCACGGTGTGGTCACCGGGAACACGATCACCGGCGGCTACGCCGACGCCAACGCCACCCTCAACGCGCTCGACGCGCTGGGCATCTCCTACAACGACGTCGTCGCGGTGCTCGAGTCCGAAGGCCTCGACAAGTTCGTGGCCAGCTGGAAGGAACTGCTGGCCGACGTCGAGGGCGCCCTTGCCGCCGCACGGAAGGACGCCTAGTCCACGATGACGACTCTCAGCTACGACGCCACGGGCGCTGCCCGCCAGGCCCACGAACAGCACCTC harbors:
- the tal gene encoding transaldolase, which gives rise to MTTTPTQQLSDAGVSIWLDDLSRGRLATGTLRKLIEEKNVVGVTTNPSIFHAAITTGHDYDALIAAKAAAGASVEETVFAITTSDVADACDLFAPVAAATKGVDGRVSIEVDPRLAWDTAGTIAEAKELHGQVNKENVHIKIPATLEGLGAITATIAAGISVNVTLIFSLERYRAVINAFQSGLEQAKDNGHDLARIHSVASFFVSRVDSEIDKRLDAIGTDEARALKGKAGVANARLAYQVYEELFATERWALLAEAGALPQRPLWASTGVKDPAYPDTLYVTELVAPGVVNTMPEKTLDATFDHGVVTGNTITGGYADANATLNALDALGISYNDVVAVLESEGLDKFVASWKELLADVEGALAAARKDA